The following are encoded in a window of Leuconostoc lactis genomic DNA:
- a CDS encoding TrlF family AAA-like ATPase: MINSGSLWHKWDIHMHTPGTERNNEFGGTLQDSDILENFKTKIIENKIDAIGVTDYYSIDNYEYLVELQKNGKFPKNVYLLPNIEIRLETSVRGKSNELVNLHILFDPDKLSPEDIRTNFISQLSYEYNQHIFKFNESGLESLRSATESDSIKDVKERFSISKKTLRDLLKSNINFEGAYLIAVPNEDISGTLQNNSGKGDFVYDDIANITDIVFSHNLKDYNFWSNNTEIKPVLSGSDAHGFLPKEDTDRYTIGETYSWIKSDLSFNGLKQIKYDPINRTKLSNSSKNNPNDSRSPYIKAIEFEPTTNNFQVSPSKLEINPNLNVIIGPRSSGKSTLATLFAKKASLKFTDENINDSLKKYEFITKNIQTNLITSLANQLDVQVEYYPQNYISNLSEDNTNLQDTISRIISRSEKAKIILDNYQDIINEHNNEIDNITKSLSDNKLYIIAAKKEISALRTQEALNEILNNLSEKKQEIISNSSLTETEISNKNENEIKLAENKTTLSELNDKKYKLSKTFSEIDNFHKQMDPLIETLKVHFSSLRTAENKSAISKNWSEFKSSLSDIKDVEINFLDTEIAKNTVQIETIQSEINEINTKDTAVRKNIEEIDKNLLIVNDDITKLASAKDNLQKYEDAYKKSIEKIINLISKIDSARTTFQDSINKLNILNFGQVEDQSTRLILKDTVDWQDEISNHINRRYSLPEDLDLTMINQSNGSFKWSTDQKALSTQIGTVLNNNDIKFNNNHDNIDLVKVIMKKLTHFTFDLLLGNDSLQEMSPGMKGVVLLQVLLMASNNQSTIILDQPEDDLDNNTIVKMLVPLLKEISNTRQVILVTHNANLVVLTDAEEIIIAERDSSAFSINYSSGSLETSDIRDQITDLLEGGKEAFYKREQRYYMK, from the coding sequence ATGATTAACTCAGGGTCATTATGGCATAAGTGGGATATCCATATGCATACACCAGGGACAGAAAGAAATAATGAGTTTGGTGGAACGTTACAGGATTCAGATATTCTCGAAAACTTTAAAACAAAAATTATTGAAAATAAAATAGATGCAATTGGAGTTACTGATTATTACAGTATAGATAACTATGAATATTTAGTCGAGCTACAAAAAAACGGTAAATTCCCAAAAAATGTCTATTTACTTCCCAATATTGAGATTCGTTTAGAAACTTCAGTACGCGGTAAAAGCAACGAATTAGTTAACCTACATATACTCTTCGATCCTGACAAACTCTCTCCTGAAGATATCAGGACTAATTTTATTAGTCAATTAAGTTACGAGTATAACCAACATATCTTTAAATTCAACGAATCTGGGTTAGAAAGTTTAAGGTCAGCAACGGAATCCGATAGCATAAAAGATGTGAAGGAACGATTCTCAATATCAAAGAAAACACTTCGTGATTTATTAAAATCGAATATAAATTTCGAAGGAGCTTATTTAATTGCCGTACCAAATGAAGACATCTCTGGAACACTACAAAACAATAGTGGAAAAGGGGATTTTGTCTATGATGATATAGCTAATATAACCGACATAGTATTCTCACATAACCTAAAGGATTACAATTTTTGGAGTAACAATACTGAAATAAAACCCGTTCTAAGTGGTTCAGATGCTCATGGTTTTCTTCCAAAAGAAGACACGGATCGTTACACCATAGGTGAGACATATAGTTGGATAAAATCAGACCTGTCCTTTAACGGACTAAAACAAATAAAATATGATCCAATAAACAGGACTAAATTATCAAACTCTTCAAAAAATAATCCAAACGATTCTCGGTCTCCGTATATAAAGGCTATTGAATTCGAACCAACAACTAATAATTTTCAGGTGTCTCCAAGCAAATTAGAGATTAACCCCAATCTTAACGTTATTATCGGCCCACGTTCTTCTGGGAAATCAACATTAGCAACTTTATTCGCAAAAAAAGCATCACTTAAATTTACTGATGAAAATATTAATGACAGTCTGAAAAAATACGAATTCATAACGAAGAATATACAAACCAATTTAATTACATCACTAGCAAATCAGCTGGATGTCCAAGTAGAATATTATCCGCAAAATTATATTAGCAATCTATCAGAAGATAATACAAACCTTCAAGATACAATTTCTCGAATAATTTCTCGCAGCGAGAAGGCAAAAATTATTCTTGATAATTATCAAGATATTATTAATGAACACAATAATGAAATAGACAATATTACAAAGAGTTTATCAGATAATAAACTCTACATTATAGCAGCTAAAAAAGAAATTTCCGCACTTAGAACTCAAGAAGCTTTAAATGAAATACTGAATAATTTATCTGAAAAAAAACAAGAAATTATTTCGAACTCATCTTTAACTGAAACGGAAATTTCTAATAAAAATGAGAATGAAATAAAGCTAGCTGAAAATAAAACTACATTATCAGAGTTAAATGACAAAAAATATAAATTAAGTAAGACTTTTTCAGAAATAGATAATTTCCATAAACAAATGGATCCTCTAATTGAAACTTTAAAAGTTCATTTTTCATCGTTGAGAACAGCAGAAAATAAAAGTGCCATTTCAAAAAACTGGAGTGAATTTAAATCCAGTTTATCAGATATTAAAGATGTTGAAATAAACTTCCTTGACACTGAAATAGCAAAAAATACCGTTCAAATTGAAACTATTCAATCTGAAATAAACGAAATAAACACCAAGGATACTGCCGTTCGCAAAAATATTGAAGAAATCGATAAAAACTTACTTATCGTAAATGATGACATAACCAAGCTCGCGTCGGCCAAAGACAATTTACAAAAATATGAAGATGCGTATAAAAAATCTATCGAAAAAATCATCAACTTAATATCTAAAATTGATTCTGCTAGAACTACTTTTCAAGATTCAATAAACAAACTGAATATATTGAACTTTGGTCAGGTAGAGGATCAATCAACTAGGTTGATTTTAAAAGATACTGTCGATTGGCAAGATGAGATTTCTAATCATATAAATAGACGATATAGTTTGCCAGAAGATCTAGATCTCACCATGATAAATCAAAGTAATGGTTCGTTTAAATGGTCTACCGATCAAAAAGCACTGTCCACTCAGATTGGTACAGTGCTCAACAATAATGACATTAAATTTAATAATAACCATGATAACATTGACCTTGTCAAGGTAATCATGAAAAAATTAACCCATTTCACTTTTGATCTCCTGTTGGGAAATGATTCTCTACAAGAAATGTCACCCGGTATGAAAGGTGTTGTACTATTACAGGTTCTTTTAATGGCCTCCAATAACCAGTCAACTATTATATTAGACCAACCGGAAGACGATTTAGATAATAATACAATAGTGAAGATGCTTGTTCCATTACTAAAAGAAATTTCAAATACTCGACAAGTCATACTGGTAACTCATAACGCAAATCTAGTAGTTCTAACAGATGCAGAAGAAATAATCATTGCTGAACGTGATAGTTCAGCTTTTAGTATTAACTACTCTTCTGGATCACTTGAAACTTCAGATATTCGAGATCAAATAACAGATTTACTAGAAGGTGGGAAAGAAGCCTTTTACAAACGGGAACAACGATACTACATGAAATAA